The following are encoded together in the Coffea arabica cultivar ET-39 chromosome 1c, Coffea Arabica ET-39 HiFi, whole genome shotgun sequence genome:
- the LOC113724060 gene encoding glucan endo-1,3-beta-glucosidase-like — MRIYSPVPEVFNALRGTNIELLVDVANEDIQALATNPSAAANWVQNNIQSYSPDVKFGYIAVGNEVPLSSSIAQYVGPAMGNIQNALASAGLQDQIKVSTSISAGLLGISYPPSQGSFSNEARPFITPIINLLVQNNAPLLVNVYPYFSYIGDEANISLDYASFTSQGTVVQDGSFGYQNIFDAVLDAHYSALEKEGGSNVEIVVSETGWPSDGNPPAASSENAGTYYRNVISHVNSGQGTPRRPGRGIETYLFAMFDENGKSGAETEKHFGLFFPNQQSKYGISFN; from the coding sequence CTCTCCGGTCCCGGAAGTTTTCAATGCTTTAAGAGGAACCAATATAGAACTTCTAGTTGATGTTGCCAATGAAGACATTCAGGCCCTTGCAACCAATCCTTCGGCAGCTGCAAATTGGGTTCAGAACAACATACAAAGCTACTCACCAGATGTGAAATTCGGATACATAGCCGTTGGAAATGAAGTACCATTAAGTTCTAGCATTGCTCAATATGTTGGTCCAGCCATGGGAAATATACAAAATGCATTAGCATCGGCAGGTCTTCAGGACCAAATCAAGGTTTCAACATCAATATCTGCAGGTCTGCTAGGGATTTCTTATCCTCCCTCACAAGGCTCATTCTCGAACGAGGCTAGACCATTCATTACACCTATAATTAATCTCCTAGTCCAAAATAATGCACCATTGCTAGTCAATGTGTACCCCTATTTCAGCTATATTGGTGATGAAGCCAACATTTCACTCGATTATGCATCATTCACCTCACAAGGAACAGTTGTTCAAGACGGTTCGTTTGGATATCAAAACATTTTTGATGCAGTTTTGGATGCTCATTATTCAGCTCTAGAAAAAGAAGGTGGTTCTAATGTCGAGATTGTTGTATCAGAAACTGGCTGGCCATCTGATGGGAACCCTCCTGCTGCATCATCTGAAAATGCTGGCACTTACTATAGGAATGTTATTAGCCATGTTAATAGTGGACAAGGCACTCCAAGAAGGCCAGGAAGAGGTATAGAAACTTATTTGTTTGCCATGTTTGATGAAAACGGGAAGTCTGGAGCAGAGACAGAAAAACATTTTGGCCTCTTTTTTCCAAATCAGCAGTCTAAGTATGGAATTAGTTTCAATTAA